Sequence from the Egibacter rhizosphaerae genome:
GAGTTCGCCGAGCAGGCGGGTCGGACCGGCCACGAGGCGTTCTCCCGCTTGTCGGATCTGCCGATCCCGACGCTGGCCGCCATCAACGGCGTGTGCCTGGGTGGAGGCCTCGAGATCGCGCTGCACTGCGACTACCGCACGATGTCGACTGCGGTGGGCAACGTGGCCTTCCCCGAGGTGTTCCTCTCGATCCTGCCCGCGTGGGGCGGTACACAGCTCGCACCCCGCGTGGTCGGCGTCGAGCAGGCGCTGGAGGCCATCGTCCACAAGCCGCTGGCCAACAACCGCATGATGGACGCCGCCGAGGCGGTCGAGCGGGGCTTCGCCGACCGTCTCGTACCCGCCGTGGACTTCCTCGACGAGAGCGTCGCGCTGCTCGCTCGACTCGTCGCCGGCGAGGAGACCATCGAGCGCATCGACCCCACCGTGGGCGGGGCGACCGGGCTCGACGAGGCGCTCGACCGAGCGCGCCAGGCTGCCGATGATCGCGTTCACGGCGCGACGCCCGCGCCCTACCGGGCGATCGAGCTCGTCGAGTTCGCCGGGCGCGGCGGGGACCTCGGCGAGGGCCGCGAGAAGGAGAGCGCTGCGCTTACCGAGCTCCTGCCCGCCCGGCAGGCCCAGGCCTCGGTCTACAGCTTCGACCTCACCCAGCGCCGCGTGCGGCGACAGCCGGGCAAGCCCGACGTCCAGCCGAGGGGGGTCACCCAGGCCGCGATCGTCGGAGCGGGTCTCATGGGCGCGCAGATCGGTGGGCTGCTGTTGCAGCGCCTCGAGGTGCCCCTGGTCATGAAGGACCTCGACCAGGACGTGCTGGATCAGGCCCGGCAGACCATCGAGGGTGACCTGGACAAGCGCGTGCAGCGCGGGCGGCTGTCCGCGGGCAAGGCGCGCTTTCTGAAGTCGAACGTGACGTACTCGCTCGACGACGCCGATGTCGCCGGCAGCGACCTCGTCGTCGAGGCGGTCGCTGAGGTCATGGACGTGAAGAAGAAGGTGTTCGCCGACCTCGAGCGCGTGCTCGACGAGGGCGCGGTCCTGGCGTCGAACACCTCGACCCTGTCGATCTCGGAGATGGCATCCGACCTCACGCACCCCGAGCGGGTCGTCGGGTTGCACTTCTTCAACCCCGTTCAGGTGATGCCGCTGGTCGAGATCATCCGCGGTGAGTCGACCAGCGACGAGGCCCTGTCGACGGCGTTCGAGATCGCGAAGCGGACGCGCAAGTCCGCGGTGCTGTGCGGCGACGCCCCCGGGTTCGTCGTGAACCGCGTGCTGTTCCGCTTCATGGGCGCCTGCGCGCGAGCCCCGCGGACCGGCACCCCGTTCACGGAGGTGGACGACGCGATCAAGGCGCTGGGCCTGCCCATGGGGCCGTTCGAGCTCATCGGCCTGGTCGGGCTCGAGGTCAACGCCCACGTCGCGCGGGTCATGCACGAGGCGTTCCCCGACCGGTTCGACCTCGACCCGAACTTCCAGGAGCTCGCGCAGACCGGCCTGCCCGGGATCTACGACTGGTCCCGGGGCCGTGTGCCGTACGACGAGGTCGTCGAGCGGTGGCAGGTGGACGCCGACGCCACCCCGATGACGCCCGAGGAGATCCGCCGAGCGGCGATCGAGGCGGTGGCCGAGGAGATCAAGATCATGCTCGACGAGGGCGTGGTCGCCGACGCGCGGGACATCGACACCTGCATGTTGCTCGGGGCCGGGTGGCCGTTCTTCAACGGCGGCATCTGTCTGTACCTGGACCAGACCGGGGTGAGCCAGCGCCTGTTCGATGAGCGCCTGGTCGGCTCGCAGGACCGCGGGCTCGCCTGAAGCCCTCGTCCCCCTTTGACACGGTGTCCAGACAGCATGTGTAGGCGATTGGTCACCGTGTCAAGATGGGGGCATGTCGAGCACGACACGCGAATCGACCCGCGACGCGATCCTCGAGGGAGCCCTCGAGGTTCTGCAGCGCGGCGGGCTTCGGGACGCGCGGATGGAGGATGTCGCCGCCGCCGCGGGCTTCAGCCGCCAGAGCGTGTACTACCACTTCCGGTCCCGCGAGGAGCTCCTGTCCGCGCTGCTCGACCGGGGGCTCGGGGATCTCGTCGGTGAGATGCAGCGGGCCGTCGCGTCCGCGCCGACCGAGGAGCTCGTCCTGGTCGCCTTGCGCTTCTTCGCCGCGAACGAGGTGCTCTGCCGCTTGCTCGTGACCGAGCTGTGGGGGATATCGGGTGACCCCAATGAGCCACGCGAGATCGTTGCGCGGCTGGACGCCGAGGTCACGGGCCCGATGGCCCGCCGGCTCGAGGAGGAGGCCGCGGCCGGTGTCATCACGTGCGACCAGCCCTGGATCACCGCCCAGGCGTTGCTCGGGCAGGTGACCGGGGTGGCCTTCGAGCCGATCGTGGCGGGCAAGACCGTGGACCTCGAGCTCATCGAGCCGGTGCTGCGCGGCTTCACGCGGGCGGTGCTCGGGCTGCCGGCGGAGAGTGCGACGAGCGGCGCGCAATCCGGGGACGGGCGGTCGTGACCCGTCTCGGACGCTCCGGCCGGCTGGTCGCGATCCCGCTGCTCTGGGGTTTCGTGGCCGTGCTGCTCGTCGCGCCCCTCGAGGCGCCGGCGACCGGGACGTCCGATGGGGAGGTGAGCGACCTGCGGGTCCTCGAGACCGTGGAGGCGGCTCTCGAGGCCGACGGGGAGGTTCGGGACGCGACCTTGCACCGTCGTCTCGACGTGCGGGGTGACGGGGAGGTCGAGATCACCGATCCGGCCGCCGGACCCGACGTGCGTGAGGCCGGTCGGCTCGCCTCGCCGACGATGGACGGCGACGCGGTCGTGTGGCGGCTCGATCTCTCGGAGCCGCAGACCCGCTGGACCGTCGAGGGCTATCCGCCGACCGACGTTCCGTTCGGCGCGCGGGTGCGCTACGAGTTGGACGGGGAAGCCGTGGGCGCCGAAGAACTCGAGGGGGCCACGGGCGACGCGGCCGTCAAGGTGCAGTTGCGCAACCCCACCGCCGAGCCACGGGTCGTCCTCGTCGGGGAGGGCGTGGACCGGACCGCCGACGCCGCCGACGTTCCGCTCCCGCTGCTCGCGGAGACCGAGCTCGCGCTCGACGATTCCTGGCAGAGCGTCCGCACCGACGCCGGCCGAGCGAGCGCGGGCGTCGATGGCGGCACCGACGTGCGTTGGTCGTCCGCGCTGTTCGAGCCGTTCGGGGAGTCGACGACCGACCTCGAAGTGCGGGGCTACGTCGAGGATGCGTCCGTGCCGCGCCTCGAGGTCAACGCGACCCCCATCACCAAGGACTCGAGTGACCTGCTGGCCACGGGCGAGGACCTGCTCACCGATCGCGCGACCATCGACGCAGTGGGCGCGTTCCTCGCCGCGACGTTGCTCGAGGCATTGTCGGAGGTCGCCGATGGGGCCGGGGAGCTGGCCGGGGGACTCGATGAACTCGACGAGGGGCTGGCCGAGGCCACGGCCGAGTTCGACGAGATGGATCCCGAGGATCTGGCCGATGACGCGTTCGCCGGCCTCGAGGACGAGCTGGACCCCGAAGCGCTGCTGGACGACCTGGTGGATCCCGGCGCCTTTGATCTCGACCCCGAGGAGCTCCTCGCCGATCTCGAGGCCGACCTCGACCCGGACGACCTGCTCGACGACCTCGACCTCGAGGGTCTCCTCGATCGGTTCGATCCCGCCGCGCTGCTCACCGACGCCGACTTCGACGCGCTGCTCGAGGAGCTGATCGCGCAGCTCGCCCCCGATCTCGAGGAGATCGACCTCGACGACGATGCCGTGCAGGATGCCCTCGAGGACGCCTTCGCCGACCTTGCACCGGATGCCGATCTCGCCGACCTGCTCGAGGCCCTCGACCTCGGCGACCTGCTCGACGACCTCGACCTCGACGAGGAGCTCGACCTCGGCGACCGGCTCGATGACGTGTCGCTCGAGGGCCTGCTCGACGATCTCGACCTCGAAGACATCATCGGCGACATCGACCTCGACGAGCTGCTCGAGGACCTGCTCGACGAGCTCGAGCTTCCGGAGCTCGATCCGGAGGAGTTGGAACAGCAACTCCTCGACCTCCTCGGCGACGAC
This genomic interval carries:
- a CDS encoding 3-hydroxyacyl-CoA dehydrogenase NAD-binding domain-containing protein; this translates as MSDPITQFSVRYHEAPRAGRLAIMTMDNGEDYRKPNTFGDRAFDSLHRVLDDVERREDVIGLMLTGKPHVFAAGANLNHFAGVDAEFAEQAGRTGHEAFSRLSDLPIPTLAAINGVCLGGGLEIALHCDYRTMSTAVGNVAFPEVFLSILPAWGGTQLAPRVVGVEQALEAIVHKPLANNRMMDAAEAVERGFADRLVPAVDFLDESVALLARLVAGEETIERIDPTVGGATGLDEALDRARQAADDRVHGATPAPYRAIELVEFAGRGGDLGEGREKESAALTELLPARQAQASVYSFDLTQRRVRRQPGKPDVQPRGVTQAAIVGAGLMGAQIGGLLLQRLEVPLVMKDLDQDVLDQARQTIEGDLDKRVQRGRLSAGKARFLKSNVTYSLDDADVAGSDLVVEAVAEVMDVKKKVFADLERVLDEGAVLASNTSTLSISEMASDLTHPERVVGLHFFNPVQVMPLVEIIRGESTSDEALSTAFEIAKRTRKSAVLCGDAPGFVVNRVLFRFMGACARAPRTGTPFTEVDDAIKALGLPMGPFELIGLVGLEVNAHVARVMHEAFPDRFDLDPNFQELAQTGLPGIYDWSRGRVPYDEVVERWQVDADATPMTPEEIRRAAIEAVAEEIKIMLDEGVVADARDIDTCMLLGAGWPFFNGGICLYLDQTGVSQRLFDERLVGSQDRGLA
- a CDS encoding TetR/AcrR family transcriptional regulator translates to MSSTTRESTRDAILEGALEVLQRGGLRDARMEDVAAAAGFSRQSVYYHFRSREELLSALLDRGLGDLVGEMQRAVASAPTEELVLVALRFFAANEVLCRLLVTELWGISGDPNEPREIVARLDAEVTGPMARRLEEEAAAGVITCDQPWITAQALLGQVTGVAFEPIVAGKTVDLELIEPVLRGFTRAVLGLPAESATSGAQSGDGRS